The following proteins are co-located in the Paenibacillus sp. JNUCC32 genome:
- a CDS encoding ABC transporter ATP-binding protein, producing MNKEPLLEVKNLKTHFHTERGRVTAVNGVSFSMNTGDIIGIVGESGSGKSVMSQSIMRLLDHTDAIEYEGEVVFENQNLLSLPHSKLRAIRGDRISMIFQDPLTSLSPVYTIGNQIGEAIRLHQKKSKKEAHQQAIEILRMTGIPSPEIRVNEYPHQLSGGMQQRAMIAMALSCEPNLLIADEPTTALDVTIQAQILELIADLNRKMGMGVLFITHDLGVVSEICTGVKVMYLGQIVEEAPTEQLFQTPLHPYTQGLIQSIPKLEGDREDELYVIEGTVPSLTDIPQGCGFSTRCPYADELCRTSEPPMQTAQTDHRVKCWHYEALNKQEGRETTVGTSS from the coding sequence ATGAATAAAGAGCCTCTATTGGAAGTGAAAAATCTTAAAACGCATTTTCATACTGAGCGCGGAAGAGTGACGGCGGTGAACGGAGTCAGCTTTTCCATGAATACTGGCGACATCATCGGTATCGTCGGAGAGTCCGGCAGCGGAAAAAGCGTGATGTCCCAATCCATCATGAGATTGTTGGATCATACGGATGCAATCGAGTACGAGGGAGAGGTCGTATTCGAGAATCAGAACCTGCTGTCCCTCCCCCATTCTAAATTACGGGCGATCCGGGGTGATCGAATATCCATGATATTTCAGGACCCGCTAACCTCCCTGAGCCCTGTCTATACGATTGGAAACCAAATCGGAGAAGCCATTCGCCTCCATCAGAAGAAGTCCAAGAAGGAAGCCCATCAGCAAGCCATCGAAATTTTGCGGATGACGGGCATTCCTTCGCCCGAAATCAGGGTTAACGAATATCCCCATCAGCTGTCGGGGGGGATGCAGCAGCGGGCGATGATTGCCATGGCACTCTCCTGCGAGCCGAACCTGTTGATCGCGGATGAGCCGACAACTGCGCTCGATGTGACGATTCAGGCGCAGATCTTGGAATTGATCGCCGACTTGAACCGCAAAATGGGCATGGGCGTGCTGTTCATTACGCATGATCTGGGCGTGGTCTCGGAAATTTGCACGGGCGTGAAGGTGATGTACTTGGGGCAGATCGTGGAGGAAGCTCCCACGGAACAGCTGTTCCAAACGCCGCTGCATCCTTATACCCAGGGGCTGATCCAATCCATCCCCAAGCTGGAAGGGGACAGAGAGGATGAGCTTTACGTCATTGAGGGAACGGTGCCATCCCTGACGGATATTCCGCAGGGCTGCGGCTTCTCAACGCGGTGTCCTTATGCTGACGAGCTGTGCCGTACCTCCGAGCCGCCGATGCAAACGGCCCAAACGGACCATCGAGTGAAGTGCTGGCATTACGAGGCCCTAAACAAGCAGGAAGGGAGGGAGACAACCGTTGGAACAAGCAGCTGA
- a CDS encoding ABC transporter permease: protein MATVQEKEYVAQVSKKLKKEQRALGYRRLKSNYGLLIGATIFVVLVILALIGPLFTNYGPYDMKVVDRLTPPGAEHWLGTDEFGRDLLTRLLYGARVSISVGLAVALLSSALGLVIGVYATYYKTLDHILMRICDGLIAIPGILLAIALMAALGASALNVIIALTIVFTPNIARVVRSAALVVREQTYIEAMHVQGASSTRIIWQHIVPNTLSPLLVQATFVFAEAIISEAALSFLGAGIPAPEASWGNILQASKLVIYKAWWMVVFPGATLVLSVLSLNLLGDGLRDLLDPRVKQKFRKR, encoded by the coding sequence ATGGCTACAGTTCAGGAAAAGGAATATGTCGCTCAAGTCAGCAAAAAGCTGAAAAAAGAGCAGCGAGCCTTAGGATATCGCCGCCTGAAGTCCAACTACGGGCTATTGATTGGAGCGACTATCTTTGTGGTATTGGTGATTCTGGCGCTGATCGGACCGCTCTTCACGAACTACGGTCCGTACGACATGAAGGTTGTGGACCGTTTAACTCCGCCAGGGGCCGAGCATTGGCTTGGTACCGACGAATTCGGACGGGATTTGCTAACGAGGCTACTCTACGGTGCCAGGGTATCGATTAGCGTCGGACTGGCGGTTGCGCTGCTATCCTCCGCTCTGGGACTCGTGATCGGCGTCTATGCAACGTATTATAAGACGTTGGATCATATTCTCATGCGCATTTGCGACGGGTTGATTGCGATTCCGGGAATCCTGCTCGCCATTGCCTTAATGGCCGCGCTCGGCGCATCCGCCTTGAACGTTATCATTGCGCTGACGATCGTGTTCACGCCGAATATTGCCCGAGTCGTCCGCTCGGCAGCACTGGTGGTGCGCGAGCAAACCTACATCGAGGCCATGCATGTCCAGGGGGCCAGCTCCACGCGCATTATATGGCAGCACATCGTGCCTAACACGCTGTCTCCACTACTGGTACAGGCGACTTTCGTATTTGCCGAGGCGATTATCTCGGAGGCCGCGCTCAGCTTTCTCGGTGCGGGCATTCCTGCGCCCGAAGCCAGCTGGGGGAACATTTTGCAGGCAAGCAAGCTTGTAATTTACAAGGCATGGTGGATGGTCGTATTTCCCGGGGCCACGCTCGTCCTGTCCGTCCTTAGCCTGAATTTGCTGGGAGACGGGCTGCGCGATTTGCTGGACCCCCGCGTGAAGCAAAAGTTTAGAAAGCGATGA
- a CDS encoding ABC transporter permease, whose protein sequence is MLAYITKRLLSLIPVLAVVTIAIFLIIHITPGNPAAAILGMEASQEEIEQLNQDLGLDRPILEQYTSWVANVFKGDLGDSIFMNQPVSEAIAEHITPTLSLAILAQVIAILLAIPFGIIAAYKRGSIADYTLMGISLLGMALPSFLLGLFLMLFVGVKLQWLPVAGYEPLSSGLWEHMKYLILPGISLGTIQAALITRMTRSSMLEVLNLNFIKTARSKGLHEMKVLFKHAFRSAFLPILTVIGQTFGTLVTGAVVVEAIFNIPGLGQLILNSIARRDFVVIQGVVLVVTLMYVTINLIIDLLYGAVDPRVRLDRK, encoded by the coding sequence GTGCTGGCTTATATTACGAAAAGACTTTTGTCGCTGATTCCCGTACTGGCCGTTGTCACCATCGCTATATTTCTGATCATCCACATAACGCCAGGGAATCCGGCGGCGGCCATCTTGGGAATGGAGGCGTCGCAGGAGGAAATAGAGCAGCTGAATCAGGACCTTGGACTGGACCGCCCGATACTCGAACAATATACGAGCTGGGTAGCCAACGTGTTCAAGGGGGATCTGGGGGATTCGATTTTCATGAATCAGCCGGTCAGCGAAGCCATTGCGGAGCATATTACCCCCACGCTATCGCTGGCCATTCTGGCACAGGTCATCGCGATCCTGCTCGCGATTCCCTTCGGGATTATCGCCGCTTACAAGCGAGGGTCCATCGCCGATTATACATTGATGGGGATATCCTTGCTGGGCATGGCCTTGCCCAGTTTCTTGCTGGGACTATTCCTTATGCTGTTCGTGGGCGTCAAGCTGCAGTGGCTGCCGGTCGCTGGATATGAACCGCTGAGCAGCGGGCTATGGGAACATATGAAGTATCTGATTCTTCCCGGCATTTCCCTTGGAACCATACAGGCGGCCCTGATTACGCGGATGACCCGTTCGTCCATGCTGGAAGTGCTGAATTTGAATTTCATCAAGACAGCCAGATCCAAAGGCCTGCATGAAATGAAGGTGCTGTTCAAACATGCGTTTCGGAGCGCGTTTCTGCCCATTCTGACCGTCATTGGACAAACCTTCGGCACGTTGGTGACGGGAGCGGTGGTCGTGGAGGCCATATTCAACATTCCCGGTCTGGGTCAATTGATCTTGAATTCCATTGCCAGAAGGGACTTTGTGGTGATCCAAGGGGTGGTGCTTGTCGTCACGCTGATGTACGTCACCATCAACTTGATCATCGACTTGTTATACGGCGCGGTTGATCCGCGCGTTCGATTGGATCGCAAATAA
- a CDS encoding ABC transporter substrate-binding protein: MKARKLGLLLSSIMLMLLIAACGNGSDPAAEGAAEDKGSEKQAEQQEYKDELNIALTAQPPTLDTALTVSAVALDTAGNIFEQLYTLNANYEPVPALAESVERSEDGLTYTFALRQGVKFHNGKEMTSEDVVASMNRWLVTSSRAKVLLTNAKFEAVDAYTVKLTVESPTSDVLILIASQAQFPSIMPKEIVDAAPADGIKEYIGTGPYKFQEWKQDQYIHLVRNDDYQQVSDAEPSGFDGRKEAPAKDLYFHFVTDHSTRIAGVKTGQYDVADSIPIESYDELAADNNINLLSFPGGALTAFFNTSEGLLKDVKIRQAILAAFNNEEIMLASFAKPDLYSLAPGYLNTNQVQWSTEAGAEYYNQSNPEKAKQLLQEAGYNGEEITLLTTKDYNEMYTATLVIQEQLRQIGMNVKVENFDFPTFLETKNDRSKWDIFVASTGYQLTPPQLLAVNPDWAGLENETVKQALIDIRGAATPEAAKQEWEKLQGFLYEFASSTVIGHYNGVVATTKKLEGFELFEAPVVWNAKVAK, encoded by the coding sequence ATGAAAGCCAGAAAGTTAGGTTTACTCTTATCGTCGATCATGCTGATGCTGTTGATCGCGGCATGCGGCAACGGCTCCGATCCGGCGGCAGAAGGCGCAGCCGAAGACAAAGGAAGCGAGAAGCAAGCCGAACAACAAGAGTACAAAGACGAGCTGAACATCGCGCTTACGGCTCAGCCGCCAACGCTGGATACGGCCTTGACGGTATCGGCGGTTGCACTGGATACGGCCGGCAATATCTTCGAACAGCTCTACACGCTGAATGCAAACTATGAACCCGTACCGGCTCTGGCAGAGTCGGTTGAACGAAGCGAGGATGGTTTAACGTATACGTTCGCTCTTCGCCAAGGCGTGAAGTTCCACAACGGGAAAGAGATGACGTCCGAGGATGTTGTAGCCTCGATGAACCGCTGGCTGGTGACTTCGTCCCGGGCGAAGGTGCTGCTGACGAATGCCAAATTCGAAGCCGTCGATGCGTATACCGTGAAGCTGACCGTAGAGTCGCCTACGTCGGACGTGTTGATTCTTATTGCATCGCAAGCGCAGTTCCCTTCCATCATGCCGAAAGAGATCGTGGACGCAGCGCCGGCTGACGGAATCAAGGAGTACATCGGTACAGGACCTTATAAATTCCAGGAATGGAAGCAGGATCAGTACATCCATTTGGTGCGAAACGACGATTATCAGCAGGTGTCGGATGCGGAGCCAAGCGGATTTGACGGTCGAAAAGAAGCTCCCGCCAAAGACCTGTACTTCCATTTCGTCACGGACCACTCCACGCGCATTGCAGGCGTGAAGACCGGCCAGTACGATGTGGCGGACAGCATTCCGATCGAAAGCTATGATGAGCTGGCTGCCGACAACAACATCAACCTGCTCTCGTTCCCTGGCGGTGCCCTGACGGCATTTTTCAATACCAGCGAGGGATTGTTAAAGGACGTGAAGATTCGCCAGGCCATTCTCGCCGCGTTCAATAATGAGGAGATCATGTTGGCGAGCTTCGCCAAGCCGGATTTGTACTCTTTGGCGCCGGGTTACCTGAATACGAATCAAGTCCAATGGTCGACCGAAGCCGGAGCGGAGTATTACAACCAGTCCAATCCGGAGAAGGCCAAGCAGCTGCTGCAAGAAGCCGGGTATAACGGCGAAGAAATCACGCTGCTGACGACCAAGGATTATAACGAGATGTACACGGCTACCTTGGTCATCCAGGAGCAGCTTCGTCAGATCGGCATGAACGTAAAAGTGGAGAACTTCGATTTCCCGACGTTCCTGGAAACGAAGAACGACCGTTCCAAGTGGGATATCTTTGTTGCCAGCACGGGCTATCAGCTTACCCCGCCGCAGCTGCTGGCCGTTAATCCGGATTGGGCCGGACTCGAGAATGAAACGGTCAAGCAGGCACTGATTGATATTCGCGGCGCAGCCACGCCGGAAGCCGCCAAGCAGGAATGGGAGAAGCTGCAGGGCTTCCTGTACGAATTCGCTTCCTCCACCGTAATCGGCCATTATAATGGCGTCGTCGCCACAACGAAGAAGCTTGAAGGCTTCGAGCTGTTCGAAGCTCCGGTGGTTTGGAATGCCAAAGTAGCGAAGTAA
- a CDS encoding phosphotransferase enzyme family protein has translation MERRSELMAAAASRFGLLERDRLQTHFSEHSLVRSYRRDEKTVYVRLTDESHKPYAKIAGEVQWVEFLGSKGVCVSRPLHSAAGNLAERIRMEDREYTAVCYEEAKGRPVGENEAGEDLYRRMGRFMGGMHRITQEYTHQDPSTRRPNWSYEAEKVRHLDLPPSEKEIAFRYQALCQYISKLPVSREAYGLIHADFHYGNFFVQGDALCLIDFDASRYSWFVDDIAVAAFFSGLTEGADPDRGKFMIPFLEGYRLERCLEEEWLREIPYFMKLREMGRYMKLFHACRGNFDKLHPWGQWYMKGRREKILQSDLPL, from the coding sequence TTGGAACGACGGAGCGAGCTTATGGCCGCGGCTGCGAGCAGGTTCGGACTTTTGGAGCGGGATAGACTCCAGACGCATTTTTCCGAACACAGCCTTGTCCGTTCTTATCGAAGGGACGAGAAGACCGTGTATGTGCGCTTGACCGACGAGTCCCACAAACCCTATGCGAAGATTGCCGGGGAGGTGCAGTGGGTAGAGTTTCTTGGGAGTAAGGGCGTTTGCGTTTCGAGGCCGCTCCATTCGGCAGCCGGGAACCTTGCGGAGCGGATCCGGATGGAGGACCGTGAATATACGGCAGTCTGCTACGAGGAAGCCAAGGGGCGTCCGGTTGGGGAGAACGAAGCCGGCGAGGATTTATACAGGCGAATGGGCCGATTCATGGGGGGCATGCATCGTATCACCCAAGAGTATACCCATCAGGACCCCTCCACGAGACGACCGAATTGGTCGTACGAGGCAGAGAAGGTTCGTCATCTCGATTTACCGCCGTCTGAAAAGGAAATTGCCTTTCGTTATCAAGCCTTGTGCCAGTATATATCGAAGCTCCCGGTTTCTAGGGAGGCTTATGGATTAATCCATGCCGATTTTCATTACGGCAATTTTTTTGTCCAGGGGGATGCGTTGTGCCTGATTGATTTCGATGCGAGCCGTTATTCATGGTTCGTGGATGATATAGCCGTCGCCGCCTTCTTCTCGGGTTTGACCGAAGGAGCCGATCCGGACAGAGGTAAATTCATGATCCCTTTCCTGGAAGGATACCGTCTGGAGCGTTGCCTGGAGGAGGAGTGGCTTCGGGAAATCCCCTATTTCATGAAGCTGAGAGAAATGGGGCGGTATATGAAGCTGTTCCATGCCTGCCGCGGAAATTTCGACAAACTTCATCCCTGGGGACAGTGGTATATGAAAGGGCGCAGGGAAAAGATTTTGCAAAGCGATCTGCCACTTTAA
- a CDS encoding TetR/AcrR family transcriptional regulator, translated as MNPETRNARTQLIIEAAERVFTHKGIEKATMQDIATEAAMGVATVFRFFPRKEKLVVAVATKMLETVLETFRSVAEQPISCMEKLELLFDHFISLLEQQTSSNVKLLENFESYAAQFTEPLEDIELFNAVYRDISQVFSTIVEQGIEDGSVQADLPIAETLTTIVNTFGIFARKLSLQKNILVVEPDLAPEKQLAILKHILLNYLRA; from the coding sequence ATGAATCCCGAAACCCGAAACGCCCGAACCCAACTCATCATCGAAGCAGCCGAGCGCGTATTTACACATAAAGGCATTGAAAAAGCCACCATGCAGGATATAGCCACCGAGGCTGCCATGGGCGTAGCCACCGTTTTTCGTTTTTTTCCCCGCAAAGAGAAACTCGTCGTTGCCGTTGCCACGAAAATGCTGGAAACCGTTCTCGAGACCTTCCGCTCCGTCGCGGAACAGCCGATTTCCTGTATGGAGAAGCTGGAGCTGCTGTTCGACCACTTTATTTCCCTGCTGGAGCAGCAGACCAGCTCGAACGTGAAGCTGCTCGAGAACTTCGAGAGTTATGCGGCTCAGTTTACAGAGCCTCTCGAAGACATTGAGCTGTTTAACGCCGTCTACCGGGATATATCCCAGGTATTCTCGACCATCGTGGAGCAGGGCATCGAGGATGGATCGGTTCAAGCCGACCTTCCGATTGCCGAGACGCTGACCACCATCGTGAATACATTCGGCATTTTTGCCAGAAAGCTGTCCCTCCAGAAAAACATTCTGGTGGTCGAGCCGGACCTCGCGCCGGAGAAGCAGCTGGCGATTCTCAAGCACATTCTGCTTAATTATTTGCGGGCATAA
- a CDS encoding toxic anion resistance protein: MSFTMEVIRPEEIKTAIEEQVKPEPEEVTQLKELAANNVQAIMELDIESLEKRRQVLQSIDSFGISTMRSSSEKNALLQVQVGRLSKTGDEGGQVAKGLTELQLQLKDLDPSVVDFAKSGLLGMVFNPLRRYFAKFQKADAVISDIIISLDKGKTVLKNDNTTLEIEQQTLRDLTKKLQKEIQLGMLMDTEIESQVEAAKIRQESEDKIRFITEEVLFPLRQRVMDLQQMLVVNQQGIMAIEVVIRNNKELIRGVDRARNVTVTALKISVTVASALYNQKIVLKKIELLNETTNNLISATSKMLKDQGAAIHKQSLETSISVDTLKQAFTDVLSALDSISTYKQEALPRMRETIHQFSELAVTGEQQIQRLERGQKLGL, from the coding sequence TTGTCATTTACGATGGAAGTCATTCGTCCCGAAGAGATCAAGACGGCAATCGAGGAGCAGGTGAAGCCTGAGCCGGAAGAAGTCACGCAGCTGAAGGAGCTGGCGGCTAACAATGTTCAGGCCATCATGGAGCTGGATATTGAATCGCTCGAGAAGCGAAGACAGGTGCTGCAATCCATTGACAGCTTTGGCATCAGCACGATGAGATCATCCTCGGAGAAGAACGCGCTCCTGCAGGTTCAGGTGGGGAGATTATCGAAAACCGGGGACGAAGGCGGTCAAGTGGCCAAAGGGTTAACGGAACTGCAGCTGCAGCTGAAGGATCTGGATCCGAGCGTCGTGGATTTTGCGAAGAGCGGGCTGCTGGGCATGGTGTTTAATCCGCTGCGCCGATATTTTGCCAAGTTCCAAAAGGCGGATGCCGTCATTTCGGACATCATCATTTCTCTGGATAAAGGAAAAACCGTATTAAAGAACGACAACACCACATTGGAGATTGAACAGCAAACCCTCCGCGATCTCACCAAAAAGCTGCAAAAGGAAATTCAGCTGGGCATGCTCATGGATACAGAGATCGAATCCCAGGTCGAGGCGGCCAAAATACGGCAGGAGTCGGAGGATAAAATCCGGTTTATTACCGAAGAGGTGCTGTTCCCTCTGCGCCAGCGCGTGATGGACCTGCAGCAGATGCTGGTCGTAAACCAGCAGGGTATCATGGCGATTGAAGTCGTCATTCGGAACAACAAGGAGTTAATCCGTGGTGTGGATCGGGCAAGAAATGTAACGGTAACGGCGCTGAAAATATCGGTGACGGTCGCAAGTGCCCTGTACAACCAGAAGATTGTCTTGAAGAAAATCGAGCTGCTGAACGAAACCACGAACAACCTGATCAGCGCCACCTCCAAAATGCTGAAGGATCAAGGTGCGGCGATTCATAAGCAATCGCTGGAAACGAGCATTTCCGTTGATACCTTGAAGCAAGCGTTCACGGACGTGCTGTCAGCGCTTGATTCCATCAGCACTTACAAGCAGGAGGCTCTCCCGCGCATGCGCGAGACGATCCATCAGTTCAGCGAGCTGGCGGTCACGGGCGAGCAGCAGATTCAGCGCCTGGAGCGGGGGCAGAAGCTGGGCCTGTAG
- a CDS encoding vWA domain-containing protein, whose translation MRSKGSAFVVLVAIAVVVFVLVYAGITLTSNLGKSQAEVDSEGAAKKINKIYKDITVTSADPIKGQVDLDPVAVADSLPDISKFPISVENTTDLYVEIFSSPEKAGPGIDGWLNEVAEEFNKSKPVVNGKPVSVKIRNIASGTATDYITSGKYVPDAFTPSNELWGEMVKEYGVKAELVSKRLTGNVTGVVTRKAKYDELVEKYGSLNVKTLTDAIANNELAMGYTDPFASSTGLNFLITALETFDSNDILGEKAVQGFEKFQANVPFTASTTIQMRDAAKSGMLDAFVLEYQTFVNAADMKSGYVFTPFGVRHDSPLYALGKLPKEKLDIIKKFAEFVEQDKYQQMADKKGFNGLNDYQSELEVVDSSLLPSAQKLWKEKKDGNKPVAAVFVADVSGSMDGEPLNRLKESLLTGQKYLGRDNSIGFVSYSTDVTINLPIGKYDLNQQSMFVGAINSLEASGNTATFDGIVVAMKMLQDEMAANPDVKPLIFVLSDGETNVGHSLDDIRGLIQAFKIPVYTIGYNADIQALQSISSINEAASINADTDDVVYKIGQLLNVQM comes from the coding sequence ATGCGAAGCAAGGGTAGTGCCTTTGTCGTATTAGTGGCCATTGCAGTGGTCGTGTTTGTACTAGTGTACGCGGGGATCACATTAACCTCCAATCTGGGCAAAAGCCAAGCCGAGGTCGATTCGGAAGGAGCGGCTAAAAAGATCAACAAAATCTACAAGGATATAACTGTCACATCAGCCGATCCCATCAAAGGCCAAGTCGATCTGGACCCGGTGGCCGTCGCGGATTCCCTGCCCGATATATCCAAGTTCCCGATCTCGGTCGAGAATACGACGGACTTGTACGTGGAGATTTTCTCCTCGCCGGAGAAGGCGGGACCGGGCATTGACGGATGGCTGAACGAAGTGGCAGAGGAATTCAACAAATCCAAGCCGGTAGTGAACGGCAAGCCGGTATCCGTGAAGATCCGTAATATCGCTTCGGGAACCGCAACCGATTACATAACATCCGGGAAGTACGTGCCGGACGCTTTTACGCCTTCCAATGAGCTGTGGGGGGAGATGGTCAAGGAATACGGCGTCAAAGCCGAGCTGGTATCCAAGCGCCTGACGGGGAACGTCACCGGCGTCGTCACCCGAAAAGCCAAATACGACGAGCTGGTGGAGAAGTACGGCTCCTTGAACGTCAAGACGCTGACGGATGCGATAGCGAATAATGAATTGGCGATGGGATACACGGATCCTTTTGCCAGCTCCACGGGTCTCAACTTCCTGATCACGGCCCTTGAAACGTTCGACAGCAACGACATACTGGGTGAGAAGGCGGTACAGGGCTTCGAGAAATTCCAAGCAAACGTTCCTTTCACGGCTTCCACCACGATCCAGATGCGCGATGCGGCGAAGTCCGGCATGCTGGATGCCTTTGTCCTGGAGTATCAGACCTTTGTCAACGCGGCGGATATGAAAAGCGGTTACGTCTTTACCCCGTTTGGCGTAAGGCACGACAGCCCTTTGTACGCGCTCGGGAAATTGCCGAAGGAGAAGCTGGACATCATCAAGAAATTCGCGGAATTCGTTGAGCAGGACAAATACCAGCAGATGGCCGACAAAAAAGGGTTCAACGGTCTTAACGATTACCAATCCGAGCTTGAGGTCGTTGACAGCAGCCTGCTGCCGTCCGCCCAGAAGCTGTGGAAGGAGAAGAAGGACGGCAACAAGCCGGTTGCGGCCGTGTTCGTGGCGGACGTATCGGGGAGCATGGACGGCGAGCCGTTAAACCGTCTCAAGGAATCGCTGTTGACGGGACAGAAGTATCTGGGCCGGGACAACAGCATCGGCTTCGTGTCGTATTCCACGGACGTTACGATTAACCTTCCGATCGGCAAGTACGATTTAAATCAGCAGTCGATGTTTGTCGGTGCGATCAACAGCCTCGAGGCCAGCGGGAATACCGCGACCTTTGACGGCATCGTCGTGGCGATGAAGATGCTGCAGGACGAGATGGCGGCGAATCCGGACGTGAAACCCCTGATTTTTGTGCTGAGTGACGGGGAGACGAACGTCGGGCATTCCCTAGACGATATCCGCGGACTGATCCAAGCCTTCAAAATCCCGGTGTATACGATTGGCTATAATGCCGACATTCAGGCGCTCCAAAGCATTTCCAGCATCAATGAAGCTGCCAGCATCAACGCCGATACCGATGATGTCGTATACAAAATCGGCCAGCTGCTGAATGTGCAGATGTAG